A part of Saimiri boliviensis isolate mSaiBol1 chromosome 13, mSaiBol1.pri, whole genome shotgun sequence genomic DNA contains:
- the LOC141580965 gene encoding ubiquitin carboxyl-terminal hydrolase 17-like protein 17 encodes MEADSLHLGGESHFNDFPKLTSSLPDATVAEFKPRSPPEKSSFPSEPHVALSDSLAPEPARQLAPREKLPLRSRRPAAVGAGLQNMGNTCYVNASLQCLTYTPPLAKYMLSGEHSQTCHRQKGCMLCTMQAHMTQALNRPGHVIQPSQALSAGFHRRRQEDAHEFLMFTLNAMKKTSLPSREQLDDHAEDTTLIHQIFGGYWRSQIQCLHCHGTSDTFDPYLDIALDIEAAQSVEQALQHLVKPEELNGENAYHCGLCLQKVPASKSLTLHTSPKVLILVLKRFSQVTGHKLAKNVPYPECLDMQPYMSQQNSGPLLYVLYAVLVHAGWSCHNGHYFSYVKAGAGDAQWYQMDDAEVTACGVTSALNQQAYVLFYIQKTELERDGETVSTGREPRALGAEDTHRGAAQGELKRDPCLQVPDLKERAEETAPDESTLDSWKFLQEQNKTKPEFNIRKVEWTLPPDVLVIHQSKCKSGMKNHHPEQRSSLLNNSSGNLTDHESINTGTLACVKGRARRSKGKNKHSRRALLVCQ; translated from the coding sequence ATGGAGGCCGATTCACTCCACTTGGGAGGAGAGTCGCACTTCAATGACTTTCCAAAACTCACATCTTCTCTGCCAGATGCAACTGTTGCCGAATTCAAGCCGAGGTCTCCACCTGAGAAGTCATCATTTCCATCTGAGCCCCATGTCGCCCTCTCTGATTCTTTGGCTCCTGAGCCAGCAAGACAGCTGGCTCCCAGGGAGAAACTTCCTCTGAGGAGCAGGAGACCTGCTGCGGTGGGGGCTGGGCTCCAGAACATGGGAAATACTTGCTATGTGAATGCTTCCCTGCAGTGCCTGACATACACACCACCCCTTGCCAAGTACATGCTATCTGGGGAGCACTCTCAAACTTGCCATCGCCAGAAGGGCTGTATGCTGTGTACTATGCAAGCTCACATGACACAGGCCCTCAACCGTCCTGGCCACGTCATCCAGCCTTCACAGGCATTGTCTGCTGGCTTCCACAGACGCAGGCAGGAAGATGCCCATGAATTTCTCATGTTCACTCTAAATGCCATGAAAAAGACGAGCCTTCCCAGCCGCGAGCAGCTAGATGATCACGCTGAGGACACCACCCTCATCCACCAAATATTTGGAGGCTACTGGAGATCTCAAATCCAGTGTCTCCACTGCCAtggcacttcagacacctttgaCCCTTACCTGGACATCGCCCTGGATATCGAGGCAGCCCAGAGTGTAGAGCAAGCTTTGCAACATCTGGTGAAGCCTGAAGAACTCAATGGAGAGAATGCCTATCATTGTGGTCTCTGTCTCCAGAAGGTGCCGGCCTCCAAGTCGTTAACTTTACACACTTCCCCCAAGGTCCTCATTCTTGTCTTGAAGAGATTCTCCCAGGTCACAGGCCACAAACTGGCCAAGAATGTGCCATATCCTGAGTGCCTTGACATGCAGCCATACATGTCTCAGCAGAACTCAGGACCTCTTCTCTATGTTCTTTATGCTGTGCTGGTCCACGCTGGGTGGAGTTGCCACAATGGACATTACTTCTCTTATGTCAAAGCAGGAGCTGGGGATGCCCAGTGGTATCAAATGGATGATGCCGAGGTCACGGCCTGTGGCGTGACGTCAGCCCTGAATCAACAGGCGTACGTTCTCTTTTACATCCAGAAGACTGAATTGGAAAGAGACGGTGAGACGGTGTCAACAGGCAGGGAACCAAGAGCCCTTGGTGCTGAAGACACGCACAGGGGAGCAGCTCAAGGAGAGCTCAAGAGGGACCCCTGCCTCCAGGTCCCTGACTTGAAAGAGCGCGCGGAGGAAACAGCCCCTGACGAAAGCACCTTAGACAGCTGGAAATTCctccaagaacaaaacaaaaccaagccagAGTTCAACATCAGAAAAGTCGAATGGACACTGCCTCCCGATGTACTTGTGATTCATCAATCGAAATGCAAGAGTGGGATGAAAAACCATCATCCTGAGCAGCGAAGCTCCCTGCTGAACAACTCCTCCGGGAACCTGACAGATCATGAGTCCATCAACACTGGCACGCTCGCTTGTGTGAAAGGGAGGGCCAGGAGATCCAAAGGGAAGAACAAGCACAGCAGGAGGGCTCTGCTTGTGTGCCAGTGA
- the LOC141580966 gene encoding ubiquitin carboxyl-terminal hydrolase 17-like protein 6 produces MEADSLHLGGESHFNDFPKLTSSLPDATVAEFKPRSPPEKSSFPSEPHVALSDSLAPEPARQLAPREKLPLRSRRPAAVGAGLQNMGNTCYVNASLQCLTYTPPLAKYMLSGEHSQTCHRQKGCMLCTMQAHMTQALNRPGHVIQPSQALSAGFHRRRQEDAHEFLMFTLNAMKKTSLPSREQLDDHAEDTTLIHQIFGGYWRSQIQCLHCHGTSDTFDPYLDIALDIEAAQSVEQALQHLVKPEELNGENAYHCGICLQKVPASKSLTLHTSPKVLILVLKRFSQVTGHKLAKNVPYPECLDMQPYMSQQNSGPLLYVLYAVLVHAGWTCHNGHYFSYVKAGAGDAQWYKMDDAKVTACGVTSALNQQAYVLFYIQKTELERDGETVSTGREPRALGAEDTHRGAAQGELKRDPCLQVPDLKERAEERATDESNLDSWKFLQEQNKTKPEFNIRKVEWTLPPDALVIHQSKCKSGMKNHHPEQRSSLLNNSSGNLTDHESINTGTLTCVKGRAGRSKGKNKHSWRALLVCQ; encoded by the coding sequence ATGGAGGCCGATTCACTCCACTTGGGAGGAGAGTCGCACTTCAATGACTTTCCAAAACTCACATCTTCTCTGCCAGATGCAACTGTTGCCGAATTCAAGCCGAGGTCTCCACCTGAGAAGTCATCATTTCCATCTGAGCCCCATGTCGCCCTCTCTGATTCTTTGGCTCCTGAGCCAGCAAGACAGCTGGCTCCCAGGGAGAAACTTCCTCTGAGGAGCAGGAGACCTGCTGCGGTGGGGGCTGGGCTCCAGAACATGGGAAATACTTGCTATGTGAATGCTTCCCTGCAGTGCCTGACATACACACCACCCCTTGCCAAGTACATGCTATCTGGGGAGCACTCTCAAACTTGCCATCGCCAGAAGGGCTGTATGCTGTGTACTATGCAAGCTCACATGACACAGGCCCTCAACCGTCCTGGCCACGTCATCCAGCCTTCACAGGCATTGTCTGCTGGCTTCCACAGACGCAGGCAGGAAGATGCCCATGAATTTCTCATGTTCACTCTAAATGCCATGAAAAAGACGAGCCTTCCCAGCCGCGAGCAGCTAGATGATCACGCTGAGGACACCACCCTCATCCACCAAATATTTGGAGGCTACTGGAGATCTCAAATCCAGTGTCTCCACTGCCAtggcacttcagacacctttgaCCCTTACCTGGACATCGCCCTGGATATCGAGGCAGCCCAGAGTGTAGAGCAAGCTTTGCAACATCTGGTGAAGCCTGAAGAACTCAATGGAGAGAATGCCTATCATTGTGGTATTTGTCTCCAGAAGGTGCCGGCCTCCAAGTCGTTAACTTTACACACCTCCCCCAAGGTCCTCATTCTTGTATTGAAGAGATTCTCCCAGGTCACAGGCCACAAACTGGCCAAGAATGTGCCATATCCTGAGTGCCTTGACATGCAGCCGTACATGTCTCAGCAGAACTCAGGACCTCTTCTCTATGTTCTTTATGCTGTGCTGGTCCACGCTGGGTGGACTTGCCACAATGGACATTACTTCTCTTATGTCAAAGCAGGAGCTGGGGATGCCCAGTGGTATAAAATGGATGATGCCAAGGTCACTGCCTGTGGCGTGACTTCTGCCCTGAATCAACAGGCGTATGTTCTCTTTTACATCCAGAAGACTGAATTGGAAAGAGACGGTGAGACGGTGTCAACAGGCAGGGAACCAAGAGCCCTTGGTGCTGAAGACACGCACAGGGGAGCAGCTCAAGGAGAGCTCAAGAGGGACCCCTGCCTCCAGGTCCCTGACTTGAAAGAGCGCGCGGAGGAAAGAGCCACTGACGAAAGCAACTTAGACAGCTGGAAATTCctccaagaacaaaacaaaaccaagccagAGTTCAACATCAGAAAAGTCGAATGGACACTGCCTCCCGATGCACTTGTGATTCATCAATCGAAATGCAAGAGTGGGATGAAAAACCATCATCCTGAGCAGCGAAGCTCCCTGCTGAACAACTCCTCCGGGAACCTGACAGATCATGAGTCCATCAACACTGGCACGCTCACTTGTGTGAAAGGGAGGGCCGGGAGATCCAAAGGGAAGAACAAGCACAGCTGGAGGGCTCTGCTTGTGTGCCAGTGA